In a single window of the Entelurus aequoreus isolate RoL-2023_Sb linkage group LG16, RoL_Eaeq_v1.1, whole genome shotgun sequence genome:
- the wnt9a gene encoding protein Wnt-9a, producing MLDGHLLLGWLSFTLLVYVIHLPPPSAAYFGLTGNEPLSILPLNSLPDENVGRAHYKLCDRLKLEKKQRRMCRRDPGVAETLREAITMSALECQYQFRFERWNCTLEGRHRANILKRGFKETSFLYAISSAGLTHAMAKACSAGRMERCTCDEAPDLENRKAWQWGGCGDNLKYANKFVKDFLGKRSNKDLRARVDMHNTNVGLKVIKAGVETTCKCHGVSGSCTVQTCWRQLMPFHEIGKQLKQRYETSVKVGSSTNEATGEGDISASGRAQHQQQQQQQQQTPQHPHHHLSGLSDQIPRTMDLLHIEDSPSFCRPSKYSSGTAARKCYKDKNCDAICCGRGHNTQSREVTRPCQCQVRWCCYVECKQCTQREEVYTCKG from the exons GCTGACAGGTAATGAGCCGCTGTCTATCCTGCCACTGAACTCTCTACCGGATGAGAACGTGGGCCGGGCCCACTACAAGCTGTGCGACCGGCTCAAACTGGAAAAGAAGCAGCGCAGGATGTGCAGACGTGACCCGGGCGTGGCCGAGACCCTGCGAGAGGCCATCACCATGAGCGCCCTAGAATGCCAATACCAATTCCGCTTCGAGAGGTGGAACTGCACCTTGGAGGGGCGCCACCGAGCCAACATACTCAAGAGAG GATTTAAAGAGACGTCTTTCTTGTACGCCATCTCCTCGGCGGGTCTGACCCACGCCATGGCCAAAGCTTGCAGCGCGGGGCGCATGGAGCGCTGCACGTGCGACGAGGCTCCCGACCTGGAGAACCGCAAAGCGTGGCAGTGGGGCGGCTGCGGGGATAACCTCAAATACGCCAACAAGTTTGTCAAGGACTTCCTGGGCAAACGCTCCAACAAGGATCTACGCGCTCGCGTGGACATGCACAACACCAACGTCGGCCTGAAG GTAATCAAGGCTGGCGTGGAGACCACCTGTAAATGCCACGGGGTCTCTGGCTCCTGCACCGTCCAGACCTGCTGGAGGCAGCTGATGCCTTTCCACGAGATCGGCAAGCAGTTGAAGCAGCGCTATGAGACCTCAGTCAAGGTGGGGAGCTCCACCAACGAGGCCACGGGGGAGGGAGACATCTCCGCCTCAGGACGTGCTcaacaccagcagcagcagcagcagcagcagcaaaccCCTCAGCATCCCCACCACCACCTGTCCGGTCTTAGCGACCAGATCCCCCGCACCATGGACCTGCTCCACATCGAGGACTCACCCAGTTTCTGCCGGCCCAGCAAGTACTCGTCGGGCACAGCGGCTCGCAAGTGCTACAAGGACAAAAACTGCGACGCCATCTGCTGCGGGCGGGGCCACAACACCCAGAGCCGGGAGGTGACGCGGCCCTGCCAGTGCCAGGTGCGCTGGTGCTGCTACGTGGAGTGCAAGCAGTGCACGCAGAGGGAGGAGGTCTACACTTGCAAGGGCTAA